GTTCCTGCACGAAGGCCGACGGGTCGGTGGGCAGGGGTTGCATGGCACGGGCCGACGACGGGGCCATCGCTCCAAAAACCAATACCAGCACCGCAAGCGGCGCCAAGATGCGTCGAAGCATGGACATTGCCCCTCTCATTTGCGCATTGTCGAAAAATAAGATCAAAACCAAACTGTTCCCGTCGCGCGCCGACTGTCGGGCGCCCGGCGACGGTCTGGCGGAACCTGGGCAGTGCCTAGCACAGCCGCCCCCATAACTCCACCCCACCAATATCGGTTCGTCGGCGCGGTTCCACACCCCGTGGCGTCGGCGCAGGGATTTTCCTTGATATAAAGATATCTTTATATAAACATACGTCCTCCAAGGGGGACGCGGCGGATCAACGCCGCCGTCTTGACGCGGCGGGAGGATCGGTGTGGAGGTGGTCTTATCAGGGTTGCGGGCGGCTGCGGAATCGACCCGCTTGCGCCTGCTCGCCCTTTGCGCCCATGGCGACCTGACCGTTTCGGATCTGGTGCGCATCCTTGGCATCAGCCAGCCCAGGGTGTCGCGTCATCTGAAGGTCATGTGCGAGTCCGGTTTGCTCGAGCGCATTCGCGAGGGGGCTTGGGTGTTCTATCGTCTCGCTCCCCAGGGCGTGGGGGCCGAGGTCGCCCGCTCGATCGTTGGCATGTTGCCCGAATCCGATCCCGAATTGGCCCTGGACCGCGAAAGGCTGGCGACCATCCGCGCCGCCCGCGCCGTCGAGGCGGCGGCCTATTTTCGCGCCAATGCCGCCCATTGGGACGATCTGCGCGGCCTGTTCGGTTCGGACCGCCCGGTCGAAGAAGCCCTGCGCGGCTATTTCATCGACCGGCCGCTCGAGGATTTCCTTGATATCGGCACCGGAACCGGGCGCATCCTCGACGTGATGTCCCCCCATGCCGAGCGCTGCGTCGGCATCGACCAGTCGCGCGAGATGCTGGCCGTCGCCCG
The DNA window shown above is from Rhodospirillum rubrum ATCC 11170 and carries:
- a CDS encoding ArsR/SmtB family transcription factor; protein product: MRLLALCAHGDLTVSDLVRILGISQPRVSRHLKVMCESGLLERIREGAWVFYRLAPQGVGAEVARSIVGMLPESDPELALDRERLATIRAARAVEAAAYFRANAAHWDDLRGLFGSDRPVEEALRGYFIDRPLEDFLDIGTGTGRILDVMSPHAERCVGIDQSREMLAVARANLERAGVRNGHVRQGDMYALPFAAASFDGIVIHQVLHFAEDPAAVIAEAARVLRPGGRLAIADLAPHQREELREEHNHRRLGFSAGEITGWCAGVGLVARDCLDLAGRELVVRLWVADRPPVATPALRSESAPSVSSSHAAFDQGSSPS